A region of Nostoc sp. 'Peltigera membranacea cyanobiont' N6 DNA encodes the following proteins:
- a CDS encoding bestrophin family protein yields MTAEKNTWLRTKLQFKGSVMKAIYKHILWCGAFGFVISVLYHFEQPVSQPILANVIPSIVLGLLLVFRTNTAYERFWEGRKCWGSLVNNTRNLARQIWVSIDEISPEDKDNKITALNLLVAFAVTTKLHLREEAVNSELEDLMPSSKYIKLKIMNNPPIEVAFWIGDYLQEQHHRNCLNSYQLTSMQELLNNLVDNLGACERILKTPMPLAYAIHLKQLLLLYCFLLPFQIVGTLGWWTGLISALVGFTVFGIEAIGLEIENPFGYDPNDLPLDAICATMKRNIDDLTTLTPNARSQSGNLTYEKSSDCF; encoded by the coding sequence ATGACAGCCGAAAAAAACACATGGCTACGTACAAAATTGCAATTTAAAGGTTCGGTTATGAAAGCAATCTACAAGCATATTTTATGGTGCGGAGCTTTTGGATTTGTAATTTCTGTCCTTTACCATTTTGAACAGCCTGTATCCCAACCGATTTTAGCAAATGTTATTCCTAGTATTGTTTTAGGCTTATTACTTGTATTTCGGACAAATACTGCTTATGAGAGATTTTGGGAAGGGAGAAAATGCTGGGGATCTTTAGTAAATAATACCCGAAATCTGGCCAGGCAAATTTGGGTATCTATTGACGAAATCTCACCAGAAGATAAAGATAATAAAATTACAGCATTAAATTTATTGGTAGCTTTTGCCGTGACAACTAAATTGCATTTGCGGGAAGAAGCAGTCAATAGCGAATTGGAAGATTTAATGCCATCTAGTAAATATATAAAACTGAAGATTATGAATAATCCTCCGATAGAGGTTGCCTTTTGGATCGGAGATTATTTACAGGAGCAGCATCATCGCAATTGCCTTAATAGTTACCAGTTAACATCAATGCAAGAATTATTAAACAATCTTGTAGATAATTTAGGTGCTTGCGAACGGATTTTAAAAACACCTATGCCCTTGGCTTATGCCATTCATCTGAAGCAATTACTGTTACTATATTGTTTCCTGCTACCATTTCAAATAGTGGGGACTTTGGGTTGGTGGACAGGTTTAATTTCGGCGTTAGTTGGTTTTACAGTATTTGGTATTGAAGCAATCGGCTTGGAGATAGAAAACCCCTTTGGTTATGACCCTAACGACTTACCTCTAGATGCGATTTGCGCCACAATGAAACGCAATATAGACGATTTAACGACTCTGACTCCAAATGCGCGATCGCAGTCAGGTAATTTGACTTATGAAAAAAGTTCAGACTGTTTCTAA
- a CDS encoding 3-alpha domain-containing protein yields the protein MSLFDALITQLYAGETEDLELLHRVIQVGALPIDWRNYFQQKIEKLNR from the coding sequence ATGAGTCTATTCGATGCGCTTATCACCCAATTGTATGCAGGCGAAACAGAAGACCTAGAACTGTTACACCGCGTCATACAAGTTGGGGCTTTACCCATAGATTGGCGAAATTATTTCCAGCAGAAAATCGAAAAGCTGAATAGATGA
- a CDS encoding serine/threonine-protein kinase has protein sequence MSLCINPLCPIPNHPNNEQNRFCQSCGSHLELLGRYRVTCLLNDKTGFSKVYEAYEQNTPKILKILKDDLSGNAKAVELFQQEVTVLEQLKHPGIPKEDSYFQYQTRNGLVLHCIAMEKIDGCNLEQWRQQQNRPVSENQAIAWLKQLLEILNLVHSKHYLHRDIKPSNIMIRSPIEKDWGNLVLIDFGTTTEIGRIDSDQLSNSDGMTALMSSGYSAPEQMNAKAVPQSDFFALGRTFIFLLTGQHPLDMYDVQQNVLHWQHHAIDISPLLLNLIDWLTATDIESRPANTQEILQRLEQIEESKKFCSEEDSTPPKREPFVEVEDSEPSSLPLEQEPENSIPPAPVVETQSTETTPENINLAIDLNTEQLSAPIPQTLPSPQKKEPEEVPLLKFFAGLLVILGLLSIVALAMRNSQFIVRSNYGQSPEKRGNIDYFSDREGRDSQGKVAEFNIAVLSVEYKWLLGSNFQIKYNDEIISLDLLKLNLEQEDIQNIMGDPSEIISVGTVSCKGNIAVQQRMALERSKQIQLLVKKIFINTPSVKRYRILNLGQFQRSDCQANQDLTKYQRSIIIIGVKKQSEGVILDEALRDRLEKKPFADFKLEDYSLGTAEKFKTIPSNLSNF, from the coding sequence ATGAGCCTTTGTATCAATCCCCTTTGCCCTATACCAAATCACCCGAATAATGAACAAAACCGCTTTTGTCAAAGTTGTGGTTCCCATTTGGAATTGCTAGGGCGTTATCGGGTGACGTGTCTATTGAATGACAAAACAGGGTTTAGTAAAGTTTATGAAGCATACGAACAAAATACCCCTAAAATCCTCAAAATACTCAAAGACGATCTATCAGGTAACGCCAAAGCAGTAGAACTATTTCAGCAAGAAGTAACTGTGCTGGAACAACTCAAGCATCCCGGCATTCCCAAAGAAGATAGTTACTTCCAGTATCAAACCCGAAATGGTTTAGTATTGCATTGCATTGCAATGGAAAAAATCGACGGGTGCAACTTAGAACAGTGGCGACAGCAGCAGAATCGCCCTGTTTCTGAAAACCAAGCTATAGCTTGGTTAAAACAATTACTAGAAATTTTGAATTTAGTGCATAGTAAACACTACCTACATCGAGATATTAAACCATCTAATATCATGATTCGATCCCCCATTGAGAAAGATTGGGGGAATTTGGTACTGATTGATTTTGGCACTACCACTGAAATCGGCAGAATCGACTCAGACCAACTCAGCAACAGCGACGGGATGACAGCACTTATGTCATCTGGCTACAGCGCTCCAGAACAAATGAATGCTAAAGCAGTACCGCAATCAGATTTCTTTGCCTTGGGACGCACCTTTATATTTTTGCTAACAGGACAGCATCCCTTAGATATGTATGATGTTCAGCAAAATGTATTACATTGGCAACATCATGCCATCGATATCTCACCTTTACTATTAAACTTAATTGATTGGCTAACAGCAACAGATATAGAAAGTCGTCCTGCTAATACCCAAGAAATTTTACAGCGTCTAGAACAAATTGAAGAAAGCAAAAAGTTCTGTTCAGAAGAAGATTCAACCCCACCTAAACGAGAGCCATTTGTAGAAGTAGAGGATTCAGAGCCAAGCTCTCTGCCGTTGGAGCAGGAGCCAGAAAACAGTATTCCTCCCGCCCCTGTTGTCGAAACCCAGTCAACAGAAACTACTCCTGAAAATATTAATTTAGCAATCGATTTGAACACGGAGCAGTTGTCTGCGCCAATTCCTCAAACTTTGCCATCCCCACAGAAGAAAGAGCCAGAAGAAGTACCACTACTGAAATTTTTTGCAGGGCTGCTAGTGATATTAGGATTACTGAGTATAGTGGCATTAGCAATGCGAAACTCACAATTTATTGTGAGGTCAAATTATGGTCAATCTCCCGAAAAGAGAGGAAATATTGATTATTTTTCTGATCGAGAAGGTAGAGATAGCCAGGGAAAGGTAGCCGAATTTAATATCGCTGTTTTATCAGTAGAGTATAAATGGCTTTTAGGTAGCAATTTTCAGATAAAATATAATGATGAAATTATTAGTCTAGACCTTTTAAAGTTGAACTTAGAACAAGAAGATATACAGAATATAATGGGAGATCCCAGCGAGATTATATCTGTAGGTACAGTTTCTTGTAAAGGTAATATAGCAGTTCAACAGCGAATGGCTCTAGAACGTTCTAAACAAATTCAATTGTTAGTAAAAAAAATATTTATTAATACCCCAAGTGTTAAACGTTATCGAATATTAAATTTGGGACAATTTCAACGGAGTGATTGTCAGGCAAACCAGGATTTAACTAAATATCAGAGAAGTATTATAATTATTGGTGTAAAAAAGCAATCGGAAGGTGTAATTCTTGATGAAGCACTACGGGATAGGTTAGAGAAGAAGCCTTTTGCTGATTTTAAGTTAGAAGATTATTCTTTGGGGACAGCAGAAAAGTTTAAGACGATACCAAGTAATTTATCAAATTTCTAG
- a CDS encoding alpha/beta fold hydrolase: MPVRQTLSKPDIQLSYLEWNQGQEPLLLLHGLGDHALVWSSLGDYLAADYHIIAPDMRGHGESSKPERDYTFESAIADLETLMDRLGWTSAHIVSHSWTGKLAAIWARQNPKRLRSIILIDPIFIWKMPSLLRLTFPMLYRFLPFLKSMGPFGSHEEAEQQARKLKQYQGWSSLQQQVFQAGIEQKPDGSWGSKFTIAARDGIFEAVMQVPGFTIPLDTHALFVQPEQGLNRQDWQIQPYKTYLKKLRICQVPGNHWPFLTQPEAFNQTVAAFLAEHR; the protein is encoded by the coding sequence ATGCCTGTACGTCAAACTTTATCAAAGCCTGATATCCAACTTTCTTACTTAGAGTGGAACCAAGGTCAAGAACCCTTACTGTTGTTACACGGTTTAGGCGACCATGCTCTAGTGTGGTCTAGTTTAGGAGATTACTTAGCAGCAGACTACCACATAATCGCCCCAGATATGCGCGGACATGGCGAAAGTAGTAAGCCTGAGAGAGATTATACTTTTGAAAGTGCGATCGCAGACCTGGAAACACTTATGGATCGTCTGGGATGGACTTCTGCCCATATTGTCAGCCATTCCTGGACAGGCAAATTAGCCGCTATCTGGGCAAGACAAAACCCAAAGCGTTTGCGGAGTATAATTCTCATCGATCCAATTTTCATCTGGAAAATGCCCAGCCTCCTCAGGCTAACTTTTCCCATGTTGTATCGCTTCTTACCTTTTCTCAAAAGCATGGGCCCCTTTGGCAGTCATGAAGAAGCCGAACAACAAGCACGCAAGCTAAAACAATATCAAGGATGGAGTTCTTTGCAACAGCAAGTTTTCCAAGCAGGAATAGAACAAAAACCCGATGGTAGTTGGGGCAGCAAATTTACCATCGCCGCCCGCGACGGGATTTTTGAAGCAGTTATGCAAGTTCCTGGTTTTACAATCCCCCTTGATACCCATGCTCTCTTTGTCCAGCCAGAACAAGGACTTAACCGCCAAGATTGGCAAATTCAACCCTACAAAACCTATCTCAAAAAACTACGCATCTGCCAAGTTCCTGGCAATCACTGGCCGTTTTTGACACAACCAGAGGCATTTAACCAAACTGTAGCAGCTTTCTTGGCAGAACACAGATAG